One region of Etheostoma spectabile isolate EspeVRDwgs_2016 chromosome 21, UIUC_Espe_1.0, whole genome shotgun sequence genomic DNA includes:
- the cfap119 gene encoding cilia- and flagella-associated protein 119 isoform X1, with protein sequence MFYVWIKSIALLFFSCSLLQFAQFFRLKKHKMNTNTKVPQALKAKVMLWTDVSYHDMEEFDKIHSIPDLESALCSVFRVDLLEPKRGVLLELYVQAVLFCRERNFIKEQTSALLSIIKSIHDANIETPLNNIEQCFKYCKELLLCHSVRRPPFSINLFSSEEVNCILKYIHNSYVRHYKLYKYIFTPQVKLDLSLTYSGISDQDEPTMEDSSAPDFENEIKKETKAAPKTDSKASIEEPQGASLGSKSELKALIEKEVREQMTLMSGQLDQRMKDIADQHKSAQEAPQPNHKAKK encoded by the exons atgttttatgtCTGGATCAAATCAATCGCACTTCTGTTTTTCAGCTGTTCACTTCTGCAGTTTGCTCAATTTTTTCGGCTAAAGAAACATAAAATGAATACGAACACAAAG GTACCACAGGCCCTGAAAGCTAAAGTAATGCTATG GACAGATGTAAGCTACCATGACATGGAGGAGTTTGACAAAATACATTCCATTCCTGATCTGGAAAG TGCtttgtgcagtgtgtttagagTCGACCTACTTGAACCAAAAAGAGGAGTTCTGCTGGAGTTGTATGTCCAGGCCGTGCTTTTTTGCAGGGAACGCAACTTCATAAAGGAACAAACATCTGCTCTCTTGTCCATCATCAAGTCCATCCATGATGCTAACATAG AAACTCCACTCAACAACATAGAGCAGTGTTTCAAATACTGCAAGGAGCTACTTCTCTGTCACTCAGTCAGG CGACCCCCCTTTAGTATCAACCTCTTCAGCTCTGAGGAGGTGAACTGTATCTTAAAGTACATCCATAACAGCTACGTGAGACACTACAAACTctacaaatatatttttaccCCACAG GTAAAACTGGATTTGTCTTTGACTTACTCTGGGATCTCAGACCAGGATGAACCTACCATGGAGGATTCTTCTGCTCCAG ATTTTGAAAatgagattaaaaaagaaacaaaagcagcaccaaAGACAGACAGCAAAGCATCCATCGAAGAGCCGCAGGGAGCCTCACTCG GTTCAAAATCCGAACTGAAGGCATTGATCGAGAAAGAGGTCAGAGAGCAGATGACGCTTATGTCTGGACAATTAGATCAGCGAATGAAAGACATTGCAGATCAGCACAAGAGTGCACAAGAGGCCCCACAGCCCAACCACAAGGccaaaaaataa
- the si:dkey-220f10.4 gene encoding tubby protein homolog isoform X1, translating into MEDPDIRQQKLDNQRTLLMKKQQKKRADSQMVVANRDARQKNRKHKAALSDETPLLINQFLSNTSLSGDQVEHAHDNPLDEITLGECDMTESMRLDEMSLENPGTPKKMNLEIDKEPEVKCEGENNNQTDAKKTKKNEVKKEKAKHMEQNDQKEKEKEKKEKKTKKDKVKESEDPQKTNKTTKQERKKKHLQEASPQEIESVVEMESPKKNKCDEIDSEAEDRSQRPVPQSPIKKKLNTTRCQISEKSIEGEIQEKEKKEKKTKKAEKTPPSLAYLNSNYREGSSSSSESSERATSPMSVEDLEKFALRPAPRDVTIQCRVTRDRRGMEKGIYPTYYLHMEKEDGNRVFLMAGRKRKKCKTSNYLISTDPTNLSRDTNCYIGKLRSNVLGTKFTVYDGGENPEKKPFVKECESVRQELAAICYETNVLGFRGPRKMTVIIPGMLENDERVAIHPKNELETLLVRHVNNNTEKLVTLVNKSPSWNEQTQSYVLNFHGRVTQASVKNFQIIHPDNDDYIVMQFGRVAEDVFSMDYSFPMCALQAFAITLSSFDGKLACE; encoded by the exons ATGGAAGACCCCGACATACGACAACAGAAGCTGGACAACCAG CGAACCCTTTTGatgaaaaagcagcaaaagaaGAGGGCTGATTCCCAAATGGTGGTAGCCAATCGAGATGCTCGCCAAAAGAACCGAAAACACAAAGCTGCCCTCTCAGATGAAACACCTCTGTTGATCAACCAATTCCTGAGCAACACTTCCCTGAGTG gAGATCAAGTTGAACATGCCCATGATAACCCATTGGATGAGATCACATTAGGTGAATGTGACATGACAGAAAGCATGAGGTTAGATGAGATGTCTTTAGAGAATCCTGGTACTCCCAAGAAAATGAACTTGGAGATTGACAAAGAGCCTGAGGTGAAGTGTGAAGGGGAGAATAATAATCAGACGGatgcaaaaaagacaaagaagaatgaagtgaaaaaagaaaaggccaaAC ATATGGAACAAAACGAtcaaaaggagaaagagaaggagaaaaaggagaaaaaaacgaaaaaagacaaagtgaaaGAATCTGAAGACCCACAGAAGACAAACAAGACTACCAAACAAGAGCGTAAAA AGAAACACTTGCAGGAGGCTTCACCTCAAGAGATAGAGTCAGTGGTGGAGATGGAAAgtccaaagaaaaataaatgtgatgaaaTCGACAGTGAAGCGGAAGACAGGTCCCAGAGGCCTGTCCCTCAGTCGCCTATAAAGAAAAAACTTAACACAA CCAGATGCCAAATAAGTGAGAAGAGCATAGAGGGAGAAATccaggaaaaggagaaaaaggaaaaaaagacaaagaaagcagagaaaACTCCACCGAGTCTCGCTTACCTTAACTCCAACTACAGGGAGGGTTCATCCTCAAGCAGTGAATCAAGTGAAAGA GCAACATCTCCAATGTCAGTGGAGGATCTTGAAAAGTTTGCTCTGCGTCCAGCCCCCAGAGATGTGACGATCCAGTGTAGGGTCACCAGGGACAGGAGAGGCATGGAGAAGGGCATTTACCCAACTTACTACCTCCACATGGAGAAGGAGGATGGCAATAGG GTGTTTCTAATGGCAggcagaaaaaggaaaaagtgcaaaacatcCAACTATCTCATCTCCACTGACCCGACCAATCTGTCCCGAGATACAAACTGCTACATAGGAAAACTAAG ATCCAATGTTCTGGGTACAAAGTTTACAGTCTATGATGGAGGTGAAAACCCAGAGAAGAAGCCCTTCGTCAAAGAGTGTGAATCAGTGCGGCAAGAGCTGGCCGCAATTTGCTAC GAGACAAATGTGTTAGGATTTAGGGGTCCCAGGAAAATGACTGTGATCATCCCTGGCATGTTGGAGAACGATGAAAGAGTAGCCATTCATCcgaaaaat GAACTTGAGACTCTGCTGGTCCGCCATGTGAATAATAACACAGAAAAACTGGTCACACTGGTGAATAAATCCCCGAGCTGGAACGAACAGACTCAGTCATATGTGCTGAACTTCCACGGCCGTGTCACCCAGGCCTCCGTCAAGAACTTCCAGATCATCCACCCAGACAACG ATGATTACATTGTGATGCAGTTTGGTCGTGTAGCGGAGGATGTCTTCTCCATGGATTACAGTTTCCCCATGTGTGCCCTGCAAGCCTTTGCCATCACCCTGTCGTCCTTTGATGGTAAACTGGCATGTGAGTGA
- the cfap119 gene encoding cilia- and flagella-associated protein 119 isoform X3 produces MEEFDKIHSIPDLESALCSVFRVDLLEPKRGVLLELYVQAVLFCRERNFIKEQTSALLSIIKSIHDANIETPLNNIEQCFKYCKELLLCHSVRRPPFSINLFSSEEVNCILKYIHNSYVRHYKLYKYIFTPQVKLDLSLTYSGISDQDEPTMEDSSAPDFENEIKKETKAAPKTDSKASIEEPQGASLGSKSELKALIEKEVREQMTLMSGQLDQRMKDIADQHKSAQEAPQPNHKAKK; encoded by the exons ATGGAGGAGTTTGACAAAATACATTCCATTCCTGATCTGGAAAG TGCtttgtgcagtgtgtttagagTCGACCTACTTGAACCAAAAAGAGGAGTTCTGCTGGAGTTGTATGTCCAGGCCGTGCTTTTTTGCAGGGAACGCAACTTCATAAAGGAACAAACATCTGCTCTCTTGTCCATCATCAAGTCCATCCATGATGCTAACATAG AAACTCCACTCAACAACATAGAGCAGTGTTTCAAATACTGCAAGGAGCTACTTCTCTGTCACTCAGTCAGG CGACCCCCCTTTAGTATCAACCTCTTCAGCTCTGAGGAGGTGAACTGTATCTTAAAGTACATCCATAACAGCTACGTGAGACACTACAAACTctacaaatatatttttaccCCACAG GTAAAACTGGATTTGTCTTTGACTTACTCTGGGATCTCAGACCAGGATGAACCTACCATGGAGGATTCTTCTGCTCCAG ATTTTGAAAatgagattaaaaaagaaacaaaagcagcaccaaAGACAGACAGCAAAGCATCCATCGAAGAGCCGCAGGGAGCCTCACTCG GTTCAAAATCCGAACTGAAGGCATTGATCGAGAAAGAGGTCAGAGAGCAGATGACGCTTATGTCTGGACAATTAGATCAGCGAATGAAAGACATTGCAGATCAGCACAAGAGTGCACAAGAGGCCCCACAGCCCAACCACAAGGccaaaaaataa
- the LOC116671371 gene encoding interleukin-21 receptor isoform X1, which yields MSGPSGVMDSCSPLRLKPMLLIGFLFGSTNVVCLHGNPIAGYVSTSVDHDIHCVNDYLFTINCSLSIAPSENSSDSYCYWLTFIHIYGNKFVCMLTNTNGDYFCSLNTSNPMPDDDYSESFDDLDSFEISLCHNKSDGSELCEKLDDNYAPVTTIKPNAPCCLTVTHNSSQHHFTWRNTYEEVGQDTNLIKSFKYQLHYYKRGDKHNVLSHEINTESKSSSVDDQNFAPDTKYTARVRSSPNQVTYKGQWSDWSSEIHWETESAGNDLPSNAMVSGLIKVLIPLFVMVAVILLFCYAPFKWQQSAFIPTPAPYFDTMYRDCQGDFKKWVVTQKNPEDMLKTEEALQIDTLIKCAVVEGEECQPHFHHQFVEGSTYSNITDPGCDTSLLGIPYAVSTMFPLPSPGSSLQSGWSPTEGDSGCWLERDPPWYCNEYCTLSAFQQSSPVIAEHHGGPSTTAHPKWAVSVEAITEE from the exons ATGTCTGGACCTTCTGGCGTGATGGATAGTTGCTCTCCGCTGAGGCTGAAGCCGATGCTGCTCATCGGGTTTCTGTTCGGATCTACTAACGTTGTCTGTCTGCATGGAAATCCTATCGCAGGTTATGTCTCTACCA GTGTGGACCATGATATTCACTGTGTGAACGATTACCTGTTCACCATCAACTGCTCCCTGAGCATCGCACCATCAGAAAACAGCTCAGACAGCTACTGCTACTGGCTCACTTTCATACACATATATGG AAATAAGTTTGTGTGTATGCTGACAAACACCAACGGGGATTACTTCTGCTCCCTTAACACATCCAATCCGATGCCTGATGACGATTATTCGGAGTCCTTTGACGATTTAGATTCTTTTGAAATCTCGCTATGCCACAACAAAAGTGATGGGTCTGAATTGTGTGAAAAGCTGGATGACAATTATGCGCCTGTGACAACCA TTAAACCAAACGCACCGTGCTGTCTCACAGTCACCCACAACTCAAGTCAACACCACTTCACCTGGAGAAACACCTATGAGGAAGTGGGCCAGGACACCAATCTGATCAAAAGCTTCAAGTATCAGCTCCACTACTACAAAAGAGGAGACAAACACAAC GTTTTATCGCATGAAATTAACACAGAAAGCAAGAGTTCTTCTGTGGATGATCAGAATTTTGCACCAGACACCAAGTACACTGCCAGAGTGCGGTCAAGTCCTAATCAAGTTACTTACAAGGGACAGTGGAGTGACTGGTCTTCTGAGATTCACTGGGAGACGGAGTCAGCTGGGAATG ATCTCCCATCAAATGCAATGGTTTCTGGACTGATTAAGGTGCTCATTCCCTTATTTGTGATGGTGGCAGTCATATTACTTTTCTGCTACGCTCCATTCAA GTGGCAGCAGAGTGCCTTCATCCCGACTCCAGCGCCCTATTTTGACACCATGTACAGGGACTGCCAGGGAGATTTCAAG AAATGGGTGGTTACTCAAAAAAACCCAGAAGACATGCTGAAGACAGAGGAAGCGCTCCAAATTGACACGCTAATCAAGTGTGCAGTTGTCGAGGGGGAAGAGTGTCAGCCCCACTTTCACCACCAGTTCGTGGAGGGTAGCACATACAGCAATATAACGGACCCAGGCTGTGATACTTCTCTCCTGGGCATCCCGTACGCTGTGAGCACCATGTTTCCGTTGCCATCCCCCGGAAGCTCACTCCAGAGTGGGTGGAGTCCTACTGAAGGAGACTCAGGGTGTTGGCTGGAGAGGGACCCTCCCTGGTACTGCAATGAGTACTGCACCCTGAGCGCCTTCCAGCAGAGTAGCCCGGTCATAGCAGAGCACCATGGGGGACCATCAACAACAGCCCACCCAAAATGGGCGGTCAGTGTAGAGGCCATCACTGAAGAATAA
- the cfap119 gene encoding cilia- and flagella-associated protein 119 isoform X2, with the protein MNTNTKVPQALKAKVMLWTDVSYHDMEEFDKIHSIPDLESALCSVFRVDLLEPKRGVLLELYVQAVLFCRERNFIKEQTSALLSIIKSIHDANIETPLNNIEQCFKYCKELLLCHSVRRPPFSINLFSSEEVNCILKYIHNSYVRHYKLYKYIFTPQVKLDLSLTYSGISDQDEPTMEDSSAPDFENEIKKETKAAPKTDSKASIEEPQGASLGSKSELKALIEKEVREQMTLMSGQLDQRMKDIADQHKSAQEAPQPNHKAKK; encoded by the exons ATGAATACGAACACAAAG GTACCACAGGCCCTGAAAGCTAAAGTAATGCTATG GACAGATGTAAGCTACCATGACATGGAGGAGTTTGACAAAATACATTCCATTCCTGATCTGGAAAG TGCtttgtgcagtgtgtttagagTCGACCTACTTGAACCAAAAAGAGGAGTTCTGCTGGAGTTGTATGTCCAGGCCGTGCTTTTTTGCAGGGAACGCAACTTCATAAAGGAACAAACATCTGCTCTCTTGTCCATCATCAAGTCCATCCATGATGCTAACATAG AAACTCCACTCAACAACATAGAGCAGTGTTTCAAATACTGCAAGGAGCTACTTCTCTGTCACTCAGTCAGG CGACCCCCCTTTAGTATCAACCTCTTCAGCTCTGAGGAGGTGAACTGTATCTTAAAGTACATCCATAACAGCTACGTGAGACACTACAAACTctacaaatatatttttaccCCACAG GTAAAACTGGATTTGTCTTTGACTTACTCTGGGATCTCAGACCAGGATGAACCTACCATGGAGGATTCTTCTGCTCCAG ATTTTGAAAatgagattaaaaaagaaacaaaagcagcaccaaAGACAGACAGCAAAGCATCCATCGAAGAGCCGCAGGGAGCCTCACTCG GTTCAAAATCCGAACTGAAGGCATTGATCGAGAAAGAGGTCAGAGAGCAGATGACGCTTATGTCTGGACAATTAGATCAGCGAATGAAAGACATTGCAGATCAGCACAAGAGTGCACAAGAGGCCCCACAGCCCAACCACAAGGccaaaaaataa
- the ube2ib gene encoding SUMO-conjugating enzyme UBC9-A — protein MSGIALSRLAQERKAWRKDHPFGFVAVPTKNPDGTMNLMNWECAIPGKKGTPWEGGLFKLRMLFKDDYPSSPPKCKFEPPLFHPNVYPSGTVCLSILEEDKDWRPAITIKQILLGIQELLNEPNIQDPAQAEAYTIYCQNRVEYEKRVRAQAKKFSPS, from the exons ATGTCAGGCATTGCATTGAGCCGGCTTGCCCAGGAGCGCAAGGCATGGCGGAAGGACCATCCTTTT GGATTTGTTGCTGTACCAACAAAAAATCCAGATGGAACAATGAATCTCATGAACTGGGAATGTGCTATTCCTGGCAAGAAAGGg ACTCCGTGGGAAGGAGGCCTGTTCAAACTGCGCATGTTGTTCAAGGATGACTACCCTTCTTCACCTCCAAAAT GTAAATTTGAGCCTCCACTCTTTCACCCAAATGTGTATCCGTCAGGCACAGTATGCCTATCTATTCTAGAGGAGGACAAGGACTGGAGACCGGCCATTACAATAAAGCAG ATCTTATTAGGTATCCAGGAACTCCTAAATGAACCAAATATCCAGGATCCAGCCCAAGCAGAGGCTTACACAATCTACTG CCAAAACAGAGTAGAATATGAAAAAAGAGTTCGAGCACAAGCCAAAAAATTCTCCCCCTCGTAA
- the si:dkey-220f10.4 gene encoding tubby protein homolog isoform X2 has protein sequence MEDPDIRQQKLDNQRTLLMKKQQKKRADSQMVVANRDARQKNRKHKAALSDETPLLINQFLSNTSLSDQVEHAHDNPLDEITLGECDMTESMRLDEMSLENPGTPKKMNLEIDKEPEVKCEGENNNQTDAKKTKKNEVKKEKAKHMEQNDQKEKEKEKKEKKTKKDKVKESEDPQKTNKTTKQERKKKHLQEASPQEIESVVEMESPKKNKCDEIDSEAEDRSQRPVPQSPIKKKLNTTRCQISEKSIEGEIQEKEKKEKKTKKAEKTPPSLAYLNSNYREGSSSSSESSERATSPMSVEDLEKFALRPAPRDVTIQCRVTRDRRGMEKGIYPTYYLHMEKEDGNRVFLMAGRKRKKCKTSNYLISTDPTNLSRDTNCYIGKLRSNVLGTKFTVYDGGENPEKKPFVKECESVRQELAAICYETNVLGFRGPRKMTVIIPGMLENDERVAIHPKNELETLLVRHVNNNTEKLVTLVNKSPSWNEQTQSYVLNFHGRVTQASVKNFQIIHPDNDDYIVMQFGRVAEDVFSMDYSFPMCALQAFAITLSSFDGKLACE, from the exons ATGGAAGACCCCGACATACGACAACAGAAGCTGGACAACCAG CGAACCCTTTTGatgaaaaagcagcaaaagaaGAGGGCTGATTCCCAAATGGTGGTAGCCAATCGAGATGCTCGCCAAAAGAACCGAAAACACAAAGCTGCCCTCTCAGATGAAACACCTCTGTTGATCAACCAATTCCTGAGCAACACTTCCCTGAGTG ATCAAGTTGAACATGCCCATGATAACCCATTGGATGAGATCACATTAGGTGAATGTGACATGACAGAAAGCATGAGGTTAGATGAGATGTCTTTAGAGAATCCTGGTACTCCCAAGAAAATGAACTTGGAGATTGACAAAGAGCCTGAGGTGAAGTGTGAAGGGGAGAATAATAATCAGACGGatgcaaaaaagacaaagaagaatgaagtgaaaaaagaaaaggccaaAC ATATGGAACAAAACGAtcaaaaggagaaagagaaggagaaaaaggagaaaaaaacgaaaaaagacaaagtgaaaGAATCTGAAGACCCACAGAAGACAAACAAGACTACCAAACAAGAGCGTAAAA AGAAACACTTGCAGGAGGCTTCACCTCAAGAGATAGAGTCAGTGGTGGAGATGGAAAgtccaaagaaaaataaatgtgatgaaaTCGACAGTGAAGCGGAAGACAGGTCCCAGAGGCCTGTCCCTCAGTCGCCTATAAAGAAAAAACTTAACACAA CCAGATGCCAAATAAGTGAGAAGAGCATAGAGGGAGAAATccaggaaaaggagaaaaaggaaaaaaagacaaagaaagcagagaaaACTCCACCGAGTCTCGCTTACCTTAACTCCAACTACAGGGAGGGTTCATCCTCAAGCAGTGAATCAAGTGAAAGA GCAACATCTCCAATGTCAGTGGAGGATCTTGAAAAGTTTGCTCTGCGTCCAGCCCCCAGAGATGTGACGATCCAGTGTAGGGTCACCAGGGACAGGAGAGGCATGGAGAAGGGCATTTACCCAACTTACTACCTCCACATGGAGAAGGAGGATGGCAATAGG GTGTTTCTAATGGCAggcagaaaaaggaaaaagtgcaaaacatcCAACTATCTCATCTCCACTGACCCGACCAATCTGTCCCGAGATACAAACTGCTACATAGGAAAACTAAG ATCCAATGTTCTGGGTACAAAGTTTACAGTCTATGATGGAGGTGAAAACCCAGAGAAGAAGCCCTTCGTCAAAGAGTGTGAATCAGTGCGGCAAGAGCTGGCCGCAATTTGCTAC GAGACAAATGTGTTAGGATTTAGGGGTCCCAGGAAAATGACTGTGATCATCCCTGGCATGTTGGAGAACGATGAAAGAGTAGCCATTCATCcgaaaaat GAACTTGAGACTCTGCTGGTCCGCCATGTGAATAATAACACAGAAAAACTGGTCACACTGGTGAATAAATCCCCGAGCTGGAACGAACAGACTCAGTCATATGTGCTGAACTTCCACGGCCGTGTCACCCAGGCCTCCGTCAAGAACTTCCAGATCATCCACCCAGACAACG ATGATTACATTGTGATGCAGTTTGGTCGTGTAGCGGAGGATGTCTTCTCCATGGATTACAGTTTCCCCATGTGTGCCCTGCAAGCCTTTGCCATCACCCTGTCGTCCTTTGATGGTAAACTGGCATGTGAGTGA
- the LOC116671371 gene encoding interleukin-21 receptor isoform X2, which yields MSGPSGVMDSCSPLRLKPMLLIGFLFGSTNVVCLHGNPIAGVDHDIHCVNDYLFTINCSLSIAPSENSSDSYCYWLTFIHIYGNKFVCMLTNTNGDYFCSLNTSNPMPDDDYSESFDDLDSFEISLCHNKSDGSELCEKLDDNYAPVTTIKPNAPCCLTVTHNSSQHHFTWRNTYEEVGQDTNLIKSFKYQLHYYKRGDKHNVLSHEINTESKSSSVDDQNFAPDTKYTARVRSSPNQVTYKGQWSDWSSEIHWETESAGNVHTDLPSNAMVSGLIKVLIPLFVMVAVILLFCYAPFKWQQSAFIPTPAPYFDTMYRDCQGDFKKWVVTQKNPEDMLKTEEALQIDTLIKCAVVEGEECQPHFHHQFVEGSTYSNITDPGCDTSLLGIPYAVSTMFPLPSPGSSLQSGWSPTEGDSGCWLERDPPWYCNEYCTLSAFQQSSPVIAEHHGGPSTTAHPKWAVSVEAITEE from the exons ATGTCTGGACCTTCTGGCGTGATGGATAGTTGCTCTCCGCTGAGGCTGAAGCCGATGCTGCTCATCGGGTTTCTGTTCGGATCTACTAACGTTGTCTGTCTGCATGGAAATCCTATCGCAG GTGTGGACCATGATATTCACTGTGTGAACGATTACCTGTTCACCATCAACTGCTCCCTGAGCATCGCACCATCAGAAAACAGCTCAGACAGCTACTGCTACTGGCTCACTTTCATACACATATATGG AAATAAGTTTGTGTGTATGCTGACAAACACCAACGGGGATTACTTCTGCTCCCTTAACACATCCAATCCGATGCCTGATGACGATTATTCGGAGTCCTTTGACGATTTAGATTCTTTTGAAATCTCGCTATGCCACAACAAAAGTGATGGGTCTGAATTGTGTGAAAAGCTGGATGACAATTATGCGCCTGTGACAACCA TTAAACCAAACGCACCGTGCTGTCTCACAGTCACCCACAACTCAAGTCAACACCACTTCACCTGGAGAAACACCTATGAGGAAGTGGGCCAGGACACCAATCTGATCAAAAGCTTCAAGTATCAGCTCCACTACTACAAAAGAGGAGACAAACACAAC GTTTTATCGCATGAAATTAACACAGAAAGCAAGAGTTCTTCTGTGGATGATCAGAATTTTGCACCAGACACCAAGTACACTGCCAGAGTGCGGTCAAGTCCTAATCAAGTTACTTACAAGGGACAGTGGAGTGACTGGTCTTCTGAGATTCACTGGGAGACGGAGTCAGCTGGGAATG TCCATACAGATCTCCCATCAAATGCAATGGTTTCTGGACTGATTAAGGTGCTCATTCCCTTATTTGTGATGGTGGCAGTCATATTACTTTTCTGCTACGCTCCATTCAA GTGGCAGCAGAGTGCCTTCATCCCGACTCCAGCGCCCTATTTTGACACCATGTACAGGGACTGCCAGGGAGATTTCAAG AAATGGGTGGTTACTCAAAAAAACCCAGAAGACATGCTGAAGACAGAGGAAGCGCTCCAAATTGACACGCTAATCAAGTGTGCAGTTGTCGAGGGGGAAGAGTGTCAGCCCCACTTTCACCACCAGTTCGTGGAGGGTAGCACATACAGCAATATAACGGACCCAGGCTGTGATACTTCTCTCCTGGGCATCCCGTACGCTGTGAGCACCATGTTTCCGTTGCCATCCCCCGGAAGCTCACTCCAGAGTGGGTGGAGTCCTACTGAAGGAGACTCAGGGTGTTGGCTGGAGAGGGACCCTCCCTGGTACTGCAATGAGTACTGCACCCTGAGCGCCTTCCAGCAGAGTAGCCCGGTCATAGCAGAGCACCATGGGGGACCATCAACAACAGCCCACCCAAAATGGGCGGTCAGTGTAGAGGCCATCACTGAAGAATAA